In a genomic window of Halalkaliarchaeum sp. AArc-CO:
- a CDS encoding DEAD/DEAH box helicase family protein yields MPTLVEIAIENDDELTRDQFEERCRERLRKPDGSRYSPSYIERTLSTFIQMGVLREHDDKITVWEFARRFHDGDIEYAEFLWRGIKQSWVLQGNYPEGIEGLQDAHYVVRHADRPLQAGEIRERLTDEFGYEYNDAGIRGYPELLTQLGALQETDDGYVPGPRSSTYEGRWRDVDIFHNLERWIHHRGPTFDVPAADIKQALVKYYMYRESGGWGRHRSLYNRFLDDYVRETSRESDVAHPQIHLSEEYQEDERIRDTLSEQIKAKFDDIDGRDLAGLYAETLEDILAAETEAEAKDLLSAASPGISRRDVRNAFDEEREPYTFPAGFSLYDWQSEAIDTWFDNEASPSERGIAQVVTGAGKTVMALGAIDEWLDKHPDGVVTVVVPTKVLMHQWLREFLEKLNVPPSEIGWAGGGHKDDHSDRRIIVSIVNSAVKDGFLARSLDAADTDEHLLVADECHRYTGDVHSKVLEYPNTATMGLSATPLSTIDPENDELTDDDEFLLENLGSLFYRLSYDEGVDRGLISEFTINYVGFELTPAERHTYEQFSKKVSSAVRDIEARHGHRLSELRGNYSQNLQTIRESTDSPTPAIADFFEYTKRRRELIAEAVSRQAITHRLLEDAIEEDKKTIVFQERIKHLEQMVAPYDQRDEKTQTGKYGSKESERASLYQQYEDELDDINRDLENLFFRRDYAPVMYHSGHRNSEWNEWGIEWFRDEGFANVMLSVQALKEGVDVPSADVGIIRVSSGNVRDRIQTLGRILRTGHDPDKPSTLYVLYAQDTVDERIFEEVDWEAEIGGTHHYYKWETSDEIIKGELEGPSKEHEPDVSAYQQPEIPDPADLERGDPYEGPRRGRTVSVDTQGRPFRDTADGRQYITTPEVEEVAEYVHRLRGGGRIIINDADHMITVSDEGPVFLGILEADSLDYEEQTEDEEEVPETFEEFMNEGD; encoded by the coding sequence GGTATCAAACAGAGCTGGGTTCTCCAAGGCAATTATCCAGAAGGAATTGAAGGGCTCCAGGATGCGCATTACGTCGTTCGACACGCTGATCGGCCGTTACAAGCGGGAGAGATTCGTGAACGGCTGACCGACGAGTTTGGATACGAGTACAACGATGCTGGGATACGCGGTTATCCGGAACTGTTGACCCAGCTCGGTGCGCTCCAAGAAACCGATGACGGCTACGTTCCTGGCCCTAGATCGAGCACCTACGAGGGTCGGTGGCGGGATGTCGACATCTTCCACAACCTCGAACGGTGGATCCATCATCGGGGCCCGACGTTCGATGTCCCAGCTGCTGACATCAAACAGGCGCTCGTAAAGTACTACATGTACCGGGAATCCGGGGGGTGGGGACGGCACCGCAGCCTGTACAACCGCTTCCTCGACGACTATGTTCGTGAGACGTCGCGTGAGAGCGACGTGGCTCATCCCCAGATTCATCTGTCCGAAGAATACCAGGAGGATGAACGCATTCGAGACACCCTCAGCGAACAAATCAAAGCGAAATTCGATGATATCGACGGCCGCGATCTCGCTGGACTCTATGCCGAGACACTCGAGGACATCCTCGCTGCCGAGACCGAGGCGGAAGCCAAGGACCTCCTCTCAGCGGCGAGCCCCGGCATCTCCCGCCGGGACGTCAGAAATGCGTTTGACGAGGAGAGAGAACCGTACACGTTCCCTGCTGGATTTTCGCTTTACGACTGGCAGTCTGAAGCGATTGACACGTGGTTCGACAATGAGGCCAGCCCATCTGAACGCGGTATCGCGCAGGTGGTGACTGGGGCCGGTAAAACGGTGATGGCGCTTGGTGCCATCGACGAGTGGCTGGACAAGCATCCCGACGGCGTCGTCACGGTTGTTGTGCCGACGAAGGTGTTAATGCACCAGTGGCTCCGCGAGTTCCTCGAGAAATTGAACGTCCCTCCGTCGGAAATCGGCTGGGCGGGAGGAGGCCACAAAGACGATCATAGTGACCGTCGCATCATCGTGAGCATCGTCAACTCCGCGGTCAAGGACGGTTTCCTGGCCCGGTCGCTCGACGCTGCCGATACTGATGAGCACCTCTTGGTCGCCGATGAGTGCCACCGGTATACGGGAGACGTCCACTCGAAAGTCCTCGAATATCCCAACACAGCGACGATGGGGCTGTCTGCGACACCACTGTCGACGATCGATCCGGAGAACGACGAACTCACCGACGACGACGAGTTCCTCCTCGAGAACTTGGGCTCGCTTTTCTACAGGCTGAGTTACGACGAGGGGGTTGACCGCGGCCTCATCTCCGAGTTCACCATCAACTACGTCGGCTTCGAGCTAACGCCGGCCGAACGTCACACCTACGAACAGTTCTCGAAGAAGGTGTCATCCGCTGTTCGGGATATCGAAGCGCGCCATGGCCACCGACTCTCCGAATTGCGGGGAAACTATTCACAGAACCTGCAGACGATTCGCGAGTCGACGGACTCGCCGACGCCGGCGATTGCCGACTTCTTCGAGTACACGAAACGACGGCGCGAGCTGATCGCCGAGGCGGTTTCCCGACAAGCGATCACGCACCGTCTCCTCGAGGACGCAATTGAAGAGGACAAGAAGACGATCGTGTTCCAGGAACGAATCAAACACTTAGAGCAGATGGTCGCCCCGTATGATCAGCGGGATGAGAAGACCCAAACGGGCAAGTATGGCTCGAAGGAGAGCGAACGGGCGAGTCTCTACCAGCAGTACGAGGACGAACTCGACGATATCAATCGCGACCTCGAAAACCTGTTTTTCCGTCGCGATTACGCACCCGTGATGTACCACTCCGGGCACCGCAATTCGGAGTGGAACGAGTGGGGTATCGAATGGTTCCGGGACGAAGGGTTTGCGAACGTGATGCTGAGTGTCCAGGCTCTCAAGGAAGGGGTTGACGTCCCCTCGGCAGACGTTGGGATCATTCGTGTCTCGTCTGGAAACGTCCGTGATCGCATCCAGACACTCGGGCGCATCCTGCGAACCGGCCACGATCCGGACAAGCCCTCGACGCTGTACGTGCTCTATGCCCAGGATACAGTTGACGAACGAATCTTCGAGGAAGTCGACTGGGAAGCCGAAATCGGCGGCACCCATCACTACTACAAGTGGGAGACCAGCGACGAAATCATCAAAGGCGAACTGGAGGGCCCTTCGAAGGAGCACGAACCGGACGTCTCTGCGTATCAACAACCGGAGATTCCCGATCCGGCCGACCTCGAACGTGGGGATCCATATGAGGGGCCTCGTCGTGGGCGGACTGTGAGCGTCGACACTCAGGGGCGCCCGTTTCGAGACACAGCCGATGGCCGTCAGTATATCACGACCCCGGAAGTCGAAGAAGTGGCTGAGTACGTCCACCGCCTTCGCGGCGGCGGTCGCATCATCATTAATGATGCCGACCACATGATCACCGTCTCCGATGAGGGGCCGGTCTTTCTGGGAATTCTCGAAGCCGACTCACTTGACTACGAAGAACAGACGGAGGACGAGGAGGAGGTCCCCGAAACCTTCGAGGAATTCATGAATGAGGGGGATTGA
- a CDS encoding MBL fold metallo-hydrolase, with the protein MEISFQHTNPLAGHESTILHVSTRDDDTYSYLIDAGESVSPAAFLDTDDELDGVFLTHSHTDHYASLSQILSTASDTQLYTSPGTATMFEDVYTEADRYQDLGDVTHITEALTPIDTWTPLNDGVFVLPVPAGHTLGAAGFLFRIDDLQNNETVTILTTGDFTTRPVGGYPSLTIPESIDIDIMIANAATSPHFEDKLNDALEVLLERGLSGATTLVAASALTGVHMAYLLGHVLDEIDRQLPIHLAGQAAKLYTTLDYDVPFVSAHPQFEHTDEVLASGAITFAGPEAPTQGSIARLYGVIKDDPDAVFVQLTTSGVEAVDDGECTTHYAELANHPTKQQFINTVEENLPRHLILKHVRPEHGKEIGANFDNLFHWSNDDTQAHVLYDDGDWPAPHWVDDGTASRIRRRNYQQSGSRLLIDRPIDELPTVSMTRQSPELSAEGVEITQFKDRYESIQSIQQPPSDESASGEEEQESPGVHSNAEDSNQPPSIDTELLTDITERLDALEAALDDIRDTIPTEETVASGIDTLEGRIDDIEAGISSLPDQIDSDDGNTISSTVLRQEDLVLFRVNSDVLADHDLSLSHQQDVEIKIVELSDEQSKEK; encoded by the coding sequence ATGGAGATCTCGTTTCAACACACGAATCCTCTCGCAGGCCACGAATCAACAATCCTGCATGTATCTACACGGGATGACGATACCTACAGCTATCTTATTGATGCTGGCGAGAGTGTCTCCCCTGCAGCGTTTTTGGACACGGATGACGAGTTGGACGGCGTCTTCCTAACGCATTCCCATACTGACCACTATGCAAGCCTCAGTCAAATTCTCTCGACAGCTTCCGATACGCAACTCTATACGTCACCTGGAACGGCGACCATGTTTGAAGATGTCTACACTGAGGCCGATCGGTATCAAGACCTCGGCGACGTCACTCACATCACAGAAGCACTGACTCCGATCGATACTTGGACGCCCCTCAATGATGGCGTGTTTGTCCTCCCGGTGCCTGCAGGGCACACGCTAGGCGCAGCCGGCTTTCTCTTCCGAATCGATGATCTACAGAACAATGAAACCGTGACAATACTCACAACGGGTGACTTCACAACTCGTCCAGTCGGGGGGTATCCTAGCTTAACGATCCCCGAATCGATCGACATTGATATTATGATCGCGAACGCCGCTACTTCGCCACACTTCGAAGACAAGCTCAACGATGCACTCGAAGTCCTCCTCGAACGGGGACTCAGTGGTGCCACGACACTTGTCGCGGCAAGTGCCCTGACCGGAGTTCACATGGCATACCTCCTTGGACATGTCCTCGACGAGATTGACCGTCAACTTCCGATCCACCTCGCTGGCCAAGCGGCGAAGCTCTACACTACGCTCGATTACGATGTCCCCTTCGTCTCTGCCCATCCTCAGTTCGAGCACACTGACGAGGTACTTGCCTCCGGTGCGATCACTTTCGCTGGGCCCGAGGCTCCGACACAAGGAAGCATCGCCCGTCTTTACGGGGTAATCAAGGACGATCCAGACGCCGTCTTCGTCCAGCTCACGACCTCAGGCGTAGAGGCTGTTGATGATGGTGAGTGTACCACGCACTACGCCGAACTCGCAAACCACCCGACCAAGCAACAATTCATCAACACCGTTGAAGAAAATCTTCCTCGGCACCTGATTCTAAAACACGTCCGACCGGAGCACGGCAAGGAAATCGGGGCGAACTTCGATAATCTGTTTCACTGGAGCAACGACGATACACAGGCCCACGTCCTCTATGATGACGGTGACTGGCCGGCCCCACATTGGGTGGATGACGGGACCGCAAGCAGAATTCGGCGGCGAAATTACCAGCAGAGTGGCTCTCGCCTCCTGATCGACCGCCCTATCGATGAGCTCCCAACGGTCTCCATGACACGGCAATCCCCAGAACTGTCGGCAGAGGGCGTCGAAATTACCCAATTCAAAGACCGTTATGAGTCGATACAGTCAATCCAACAGCCACCAAGCGATGAATCAGCGAGTGGAGAGGAAGAACAGGAATCGCCTGGAGTCCATTCCAATGCCGAGGATTCGAATCAACCACCGTCGATTGATACGGAACTCTTGACGGACATCACCGAACGACTGGATGCGCTTGAAGCCGCACTGGACGATATCAGGGATACGATCCCGACGGAGGAGACGGTCGCGAGCGGAATCGACACGTTAGAGGGTCGAATCGACGATATTGAAGCAGGCATCAGCAGCCTCCCCGACCAAATAGATTCAGACGACGGGAACACAATCTCCAGCACCGTTCTTCGGCAGGAAGATCTTGTCCTGTTCCGGGTGAACTCAGATGTACTTGCCGATCACGACCTCTCGCTTAGTCACCAACAAGATGTCGAAATCAAAATTGTTGAACTCTCTGATGAACAATCTAAAGAAAAGTAG
- a CDS encoding AAA domain-containing protein, translated as MSHEGALEWHIWLDHFEANGFQSNCPGCDQTLSFGALKQHILCQDDVHGPDAARLYDLRIDDCFLCDVSVLNPQVLQRHISGDHLSQIQDIHGKCHICGETIDDGQVTLHYPCLAASADSDINFRQQPTWRCPICNEVTGARDDFITHLETDHELDLFVADNCRVCGDSLTEIADHYSCLDALVGKEVGTDTLDADIQVPPVLSHHPDKVTYTATAPVPEDERTLFYHGLKGFVERERQSARDEAWRRYEEIPLAQLKYREDLILDLMPLGRQSHPHYDLQFVFERPVPEYEHEPDDLATRFGIYPRQKVIVGADADILGLPMEAEVTFVDDQTIGISPDPDQSYRESELQTALTNDSTAYHLVDLLTPTPYDRKQEAITKVQSTTTADSLVMGDTALVEHPRDVGSFYAGALNQQQREAVGRALGEPTLCCIHGPPGTGKTRTLTAAIELAVARGDRVLACAHSNQAIDNLLSGSSTVDEPEDSSLHAFVMDEREITMARVGHHSEDPVVQQYYQSVDPTRADVVGATTSAAAELDVDEFDLVIIDEATQADQPATFIPLLRGENLVLAGDHKQLPPFCSDETAREEDMHISLFEHFQRVYGEQVSTRLIRQYRMHKDIAAFPSAQFYDGQLEHGNDNQRWQITDLKPMVGHHVQSTEQIRDETKSRYNPDEAELVAQQARLLQMHDVDSSDIGIITAYSAQIGETTDALRNEDVEDPEKIEIDTIDSFQGAEREAIIVSFVRSNEAHASGFLAFPDEGKRRLNVALTRAKKRLVVIGDFGTLGATSEHRTEGESCAHIYRALYDHLRERDCLKNHN; from the coding sequence ATGTCTCACGAAGGGGCCTTGGAATGGCATATTTGGCTAGATCATTTTGAGGCAAACGGGTTCCAGTCCAACTGTCCAGGTTGTGACCAGACTCTCTCATTCGGTGCTCTCAAGCAACACATACTCTGTCAAGATGATGTTCATGGGCCGGATGCGGCACGACTCTATGATCTACGGATTGATGACTGCTTTCTGTGCGATGTCTCGGTCCTGAACCCGCAGGTCCTCCAGCGGCACATCTCAGGGGATCATCTATCCCAGATACAAGACATTCATGGCAAATGTCACATTTGCGGTGAGACAATTGACGATGGCCAAGTTACCCTCCATTATCCATGCCTTGCCGCATCTGCCGACTCCGATATCAATTTTCGACAGCAACCGACGTGGCGCTGCCCTATTTGTAACGAGGTCACGGGTGCTCGGGATGATTTTATCACTCATCTTGAAACGGATCACGAACTGGATCTGTTCGTGGCCGACAACTGCCGTGTCTGTGGTGACTCCCTAACAGAAATCGCGGATCATTACTCATGTCTTGACGCGCTGGTCGGGAAGGAAGTCGGTACGGATACTTTGGATGCTGATATTCAGGTACCGCCTGTACTTTCCCACCACCCCGATAAAGTCACGTATACGGCTACGGCACCGGTACCGGAAGACGAGCGAACCTTATTCTATCATGGTTTGAAGGGTTTCGTTGAGCGGGAACGACAGTCGGCCCGAGATGAAGCGTGGCGTCGCTACGAAGAAATACCATTAGCCCAGCTAAAGTACAGAGAAGACTTGATACTAGACCTGATGCCGCTTGGACGCCAGTCCCACCCACACTATGATCTGCAGTTTGTGTTTGAGCGGCCCGTCCCTGAATATGAACATGAGCCCGATGATTTGGCAACACGGTTCGGGATCTATCCACGGCAAAAAGTGATCGTCGGTGCTGATGCCGACATACTAGGTCTACCTATGGAGGCTGAAGTGACATTCGTCGATGACCAGACTATCGGTATCTCGCCTGACCCCGACCAGTCGTACCGTGAATCAGAACTCCAAACAGCACTGACCAACGATAGCACTGCCTACCATCTCGTTGACTTACTTACGCCTACACCCTACGACCGGAAGCAAGAGGCCATCACAAAGGTACAGTCAACTACCACAGCGGATAGCTTAGTGATGGGCGATACAGCCTTGGTTGAGCATCCACGTGACGTCGGATCGTTCTATGCCGGGGCGTTAAATCAACAGCAGCGAGAAGCGGTTGGTCGAGCGCTGGGTGAACCAACGCTGTGTTGTATCCATGGCCCGCCCGGGACCGGGAAGACGCGGACCTTGACAGCAGCTATTGAACTGGCAGTTGCCCGTGGTGACCGGGTTCTGGCCTGCGCTCATTCAAATCAGGCCATTGACAATCTGCTCAGTGGATCCAGTACGGTGGACGAGCCAGAGGATTCCAGTCTCCATGCCTTCGTGATGGACGAACGCGAGATAACGATGGCTCGTGTCGGACATCATTCCGAGGATCCGGTCGTCCAACAGTATTACCAGAGTGTCGATCCTACTCGTGCGGACGTCGTCGGTGCGACGACGAGCGCTGCGGCGGAACTCGATGTCGATGAATTCGATCTTGTGATCATTGATGAGGCGACCCAAGCCGACCAACCAGCAACGTTCATTCCGCTACTGCGGGGTGAGAACCTTGTGTTGGCAGGCGATCACAAGCAGTTGCCACCCTTCTGTTCAGATGAAACCGCTCGTGAAGAGGATATGCATATCTCGCTGTTCGAACATTTCCAACGCGTCTACGGTGAGCAGGTATCGACTCGGCTGATCCGGCAGTACCGGATGCACAAGGATATCGCGGCATTCCCCAGCGCCCAGTTCTATGATGGTCAACTGGAGCATGGGAATGACAATCAAAGGTGGCAGATCACCGATCTCAAACCGATGGTGGGGCACCATGTCCAGAGTACTGAACAAATACGTGATGAGACCAAATCACGGTACAATCCCGATGAAGCTGAACTGGTCGCCCAACAGGCGCGACTCTTACAGATGCACGATGTCGACTCCTCCGATATCGGGATTATCACGGCATATTCCGCCCAAATTGGTGAAACCACTGACGCGTTACGAAACGAGGATGTCGAGGACCCGGAGAAGATTGAGATCGATACGATCGACAGCTTCCAAGGTGCTGAACGTGAGGCGATCATCGTTTCATTCGTTCGAAGTAATGAAGCCCACGCCAGCGGGTTCTTGGCCTTCCCTGATGAGGGTAAACGTCGTCTCAATGTCGCCTTGACTCGGGCAAAAAAGCGGCTCGTAGTGATTGGTGACTTTGGGACACTCGGAGCGACAAGTGAACACAGGACAGAAGGTGAATCATGTGCCCATATCTATCGGGCACTATATGACCACTTACGTGAGCGGGATTGCTTGAAAAACCACAACTAA